One window of the Dromaius novaehollandiae isolate bDroNov1 chromosome 25, bDroNov1.hap1, whole genome shotgun sequence genome contains the following:
- the CNN2 gene encoding calponin-2 — translation MSSSQFNKGPSYGLSAEVKNRLAQKYDPQKEAELRTWIESVTGRQIGPDFQRGLKDGVILCELMNKLQPNSVRKINRSAQNWHQLENLSNFIKAMVTYGMNPVDLFEANDLFESGNMTQVQVSLLALAGMAKTKGLQSGVDIGVKYSEKQQRNFDEAKMKAGQCVIGLQMGTNKCASQSGMTAYGTRRHLYDPKNQILPPMDHSTISLQMGTNKCASQVGMTAPGTRRHIYDAKMGLEKCDNSSMSLQMGSNQGANQSGQVFGLGRQIYDPKYCPQGNQSDVANATCDQSMDPPGYHYYHEEESY, via the exons CTGGCGCAGAAGTACGACCCGCAGAAGGAGGCCGAGCTGAGGACGTGGATCGAGAGCGTCACCGGGCGGCAGATCGGGCCCGACTTCCAGCGGGGGCTCAAGGACGGCGTGATCCTCTGCGA gCTCATGAACAAGCTGCAGCCCAACTCGGTGAGGAAGATCAACCGCTCGGCTCAGAACTGGCACCAG ctcgaGAACCTCTCCAACTTCATCAAGGCCATGGTCACCTACGGCATGAACCCCGTCGACCTCTTCGAAGCCAACGACCTCTTCGAGAGCGGGAACATGACGCAGGTGCAGGTGTcgctgctggcgctggcgggcatg GCCAAGACCAAGGGGCTGCAGAGCGGCGTGGACATCGGCGTCAAGTACTCGGAGAAGCAGCAGAGGAACTTCGACGAGGCCAAGATGAAGGCCGGGCAGTGTGTGATCGGGCTGCAG ATGGGCACCAACAAATGCGCCAGCCAGTCCGGCATGACGGCCTACGGCACCCGGAGGCACCTCTACGATCCCAAGAACCAGATCCTGCCGCCCATGGACCACTCCACCATCAGCCTCCAGATGGGCACCAACAAGTGTGCCAGCCAG gTGGGCATGACGGCTCCCGGCACCAGGAGACACATCTACGACGCCAAGATGGGCCTGGAGAAGTGCGACAACTCCTCCATGTCCCTGCAGATGGGCTCCAACCAGGGGGCCAACCAGAGCGGCCAGGTCTTCGGCTTGGGCCGCCAGATTTATGACCCCAAGTACTGCCCCCAGGGCAACCAGAGCGACGTGGCCAACGCCACCTGCGACCAGAGCATGGACCCACCTGGGTACCACTACTACCACGAGGAGGAGAGCTACTGA